The proteins below are encoded in one region of Peribacillus muralis:
- a CDS encoding GntT/GntP/DsdX family permease, protein MELYLLGITLIAIVIVILGVSWWKWHAFISLTVASLFLAVFSGLPMDKIVGAYETGVGAVLGHLIGILALGTILGKMMSDSGAGMQVADFFIHKFGVKNLPWAMLLSGFIIGIPVFFEVGLVILLPLVISIRKSTKVNILLIGIPVLAGLSIVHGLVPPHPGAMTAIGIYNANMGHVLLYSLIIAFPTAVIAGPLFAKWIQKRVVPVGEPELIRVETKANTLPGTGISFSIILLPVLLMVLTVLAPYLPIPASGEKFLLFIGSPVIALLISCFAAYYFLGYRQGMDKALIKQLTEECLLPLASIILIIGAGGGFKQILIDSGVGTAIASMSEQISLSPIVLAFLVAGLIRIATGSATVALTTAAGIVSPVVANMTGVNLELLVIATGAGSLMFSHVNDAGFWLVKEYMGLTVKETFKTWTVMETLLSFVAFGLVLILDLFV, encoded by the coding sequence ATGGAGCTATATTTATTAGGAATCACGCTGATAGCGATCGTCATTGTTATTTTAGGTGTATCATGGTGGAAGTGGCATGCATTCATAAGTTTGACTGTAGCCAGTTTATTTTTAGCCGTTTTTTCGGGTCTTCCTATGGACAAGATTGTAGGCGCTTACGAAACGGGCGTCGGTGCAGTTCTAGGACACCTTATCGGCATTTTGGCTTTAGGGACGATCTTAGGGAAGATGATGTCCGACTCGGGAGCGGGCATGCAGGTAGCCGACTTCTTCATTCATAAATTCGGCGTGAAGAATTTGCCATGGGCGATGCTGTTGTCGGGCTTCATCATCGGAATACCGGTATTTTTCGAAGTGGGTTTAGTCATCTTACTTCCTTTGGTCATTTCCATAAGAAAGTCGACTAAAGTGAATATACTATTAATAGGAATTCCGGTCCTTGCTGGTTTATCGATCGTACATGGGCTGGTACCCCCGCATCCGGGAGCCATGACGGCTATCGGGATTTACAATGCTAACATGGGTCATGTTCTTCTTTACTCATTGATCATAGCATTCCCGACAGCTGTCATTGCCGGTCCTTTATTTGCAAAATGGATTCAAAAACGGGTAGTTCCTGTTGGGGAACCGGAATTGATCCGCGTAGAAACGAAGGCAAATACGTTGCCGGGAACAGGAATTTCGTTCTCTATCATCCTTTTGCCTGTATTGCTTATGGTCTTGACGGTGTTGGCGCCTTATCTGCCAATACCAGCCTCCGGTGAAAAATTCTTATTGTTCATCGGCAGTCCGGTCATTGCCCTATTAATCTCATGTTTTGCAGCTTACTATTTCTTGGGTTATCGGCAAGGTATGGACAAAGCGCTCATTAAACAATTAACGGAAGAATGCTTATTGCCTTTGGCTTCCATTATATTGATCATTGGTGCGGGTGGGGGCTTCAAGCAAATATTAATTGATAGTGGCGTGGGAACCGCCATAGCGTCCATGTCAGAACAGATATCATTATCACCAATCGTGCTTGCATTTCTTGTGGCTGGATTGATCAGGATTGCCACAGGCTCCGCAACGGTCGCTTTGACCACCGCAGCAGGAATCGTTTCACCTGTCGTTGCAAATATGACGGGTGTAAACCTGGAATTACTCGTCATTGCCACGGGCGCAGGTTCGCTTATGTTTTCCCATGTTAATGATGCAGGCTTCTGGTTGGTCAAGGAATATATGGGATTAACCGTAAAAGAAACGTTCAAAACATGGACAGTCATGGAAACTTTACTTTCCTTTGTGGCTTTCGGCCTTGTATTGATTTTGGATCTATTTGTTTAG
- the yppF gene encoding YppF family protein: MTIEVLILHYIQEKRRKPNHANELLDYIQNEYVNGKLSILQYRSLCQDLYLRGANPTTSG, encoded by the coding sequence GTGACTATAGAAGTTTTAATTCTCCATTACATTCAGGAAAAACGCCGGAAGCCCAATCATGCCAATGAATTGTTAGACTATATTCAAAATGAATATGTTAATGGGAAGCTGTCAATCTTACAATATCGAAGTCTCTGTCAGGATTTATACCTTAGAGGAGCAAATCCAACCACCTCTGGGTGA
- a CDS encoding LysR family transcriptional regulator, giving the protein MYYDALKTFVTLVEVKNFTKTAEILLMSQPSVSLHIKKLEEEFQTKLFLRSPKFLKVTLTGEILYDRAKQMIAIYEQTIQDIQEHDRSIKGELKIGASFTIGEYILPSLLIDLQEDYPELELQVVIGNTEEIVQAVRLYKVDIGLIEGQTNEKELSVHPFMQDELFIVSSNDHELACQDDVAIADLHDKAWVTREVGSGTREYLNHVIRSNGLKIKSILTISSNQGIKETLIKHGSGLALLSRSVIERDVQNNILSIIPLKNESFNRTLSYVYSPIMEEKKNVKTFIRELNKKWPLKARPIDK; this is encoded by the coding sequence ATGTATTATGATGCTTTAAAAACTTTTGTGACGCTTGTGGAAGTCAAAAATTTTACAAAAACAGCCGAAATTCTCCTTATGTCACAACCAAGTGTTAGTTTGCACATAAAAAAATTAGAAGAAGAGTTTCAAACGAAATTATTCCTCCGTTCACCTAAATTTTTGAAGGTCACCTTGACGGGAGAAATCCTATACGATCGGGCTAAACAAATGATCGCTATCTATGAACAGACGATCCAAGACATTCAGGAACATGATAGGTCGATCAAGGGTGAATTGAAAATAGGTGCAAGTTTTACGATTGGTGAATACATATTGCCTTCCTTGCTCATTGATCTGCAAGAGGACTATCCAGAACTTGAGCTTCAAGTCGTTATCGGAAACACCGAAGAAATAGTTCAGGCCGTCCGGTTATATAAAGTCGACATTGGGTTGATTGAAGGGCAAACGAATGAAAAAGAGCTTTCCGTACATCCCTTTATGCAAGATGAATTATTCATCGTTTCATCGAACGACCATGAGCTCGCTTGCCAAGATGATGTGGCAATTGCCGATTTGCATGACAAAGCGTGGGTAACAAGGGAAGTCGGATCCGGCACACGTGAATACCTTAACCACGTCATACGTTCGAATGGTCTGAAAATTAAATCCATCCTTACCATCAGCAGCAATCAAGGAATCAAGGAAACATTGATCAAACATGGATCAGGGCTCGCCCTCCTCTCCCGAAGTGTCATCGAGCGGGATGTCCAAAATAACATCCTTTCCATCATACCGTTGAAAAATGAGTCCTTTAACAGAACGCTTTCCTATGTTTATTCACCCATCATGGAAGAAAAAAAAAATGTAAAGACCTTCATAAGGGAATTGAACAAGAAGTGGCCATTAAAAGCGAGACCGATTGATAAGTAA
- a CDS encoding assimilatory sulfite reductase (NADPH) flavoprotein subunit: MQLQVSNSPFNQEQAELLNKLLPGLTVNQKVWLSGYLTASLSVSESIAALEPVNAAQTDVQEISKEVTILYGSQTGNAQGLAENAARTFKDKGFQVTVSSMNDYKVNNLKKVENLLIVVSTHGEGDPPDNTISFHEFLHGRRASRLENLRFSVLALGDSSYEFFCETGKQFDARLEELGGTRLFPRTDCDLDYDEPAAEWLEGVISSLSKAQGISAAPVIETLAQTAETTYTRTNPFKAEVLENINLNGRGSNKETRHVELSLEGSGLTFQPGDSLGVYPKNDSALVDMLLHELNWDPEEMVKVNKQGDLHSFRESLISCFEITVLTKSLLEQAALISGNDDLNALVATGNEAKLKEYREGRDLLDVIRDFGSWGESAQEFVSILRKMPARLYSIANSLTAYPDEVHLTIGAVRYESHGRERNGVCSILCAERLQPGDSLPVYIQHNQNFKQPVDANTPIIMIGPGTGVAPFRSFIQEREETEASGKTWLFFGDQHFVTDFLYQTEWQKWLETGALTKMDVAFSRDTNEKVYVQNRMLEHREELFRWLEEGAVIYICGDEKNMAHDVHHTLIEIIKKEGRMSQADAQAYLDVMQQNKRYQRDVY, translated from the coding sequence GTGCAACTTCAGGTAAGTAACAGTCCTTTTAATCAGGAACAGGCAGAGCTTCTGAACAAGCTCCTGCCCGGCTTGACAGTAAACCAGAAAGTATGGCTGAGCGGTTATTTGACAGCATCTTTGTCAGTTTCCGAATCAATTGCAGCGCTTGAGCCGGTGAACGCAGCTCAAACCGATGTCCAGGAAATATCTAAAGAAGTTACGATCCTTTATGGTTCACAGACGGGCAATGCACAAGGGTTGGCCGAGAATGCGGCAAGAACGTTCAAGGATAAAGGCTTTCAAGTAACGGTATCATCGATGAACGACTATAAGGTGAACAACTTAAAAAAAGTCGAGAATCTCTTAATAGTCGTTAGCACACATGGAGAGGGTGACCCACCGGATAACACGATTTCCTTCCACGAGTTTCTACATGGAAGACGGGCAAGCAGGCTTGAAAATCTCCGTTTTTCCGTATTGGCGCTTGGTGACAGCTCATATGAATTTTTCTGTGAAACGGGGAAACAATTCGATGCGCGCCTGGAAGAGCTTGGAGGCACGAGGCTTTTCCCGCGAACGGATTGCGACCTTGATTACGATGAGCCCGCGGCTGAATGGCTCGAAGGCGTCATTTCCAGCTTAAGCAAAGCGCAAGGAATTTCTGCTGCACCTGTCATTGAAACGCTGGCACAAACGGCTGAAACTACATATACAAGGACAAATCCGTTTAAAGCGGAAGTGCTGGAAAACATCAATTTGAACGGCAGAGGCTCCAATAAGGAGACACGCCATGTCGAGTTATCGCTTGAAGGCTCTGGACTTACGTTTCAGCCTGGGGACAGCCTTGGTGTTTATCCGAAGAACGATTCAGCTTTAGTGGATATGCTCCTTCATGAACTTAATTGGGACCCAGAAGAAATGGTGAAGGTCAATAAGCAGGGAGATCTGCATTCATTCAGGGAATCGCTCATCTCCTGCTTTGAAATAACCGTTTTAACAAAATCATTGCTAGAGCAAGCGGCGCTGATTTCAGGCAATGACGATCTAAATGCGTTAGTGGCTACAGGAAATGAAGCTAAACTAAAGGAATATCGCGAAGGCAGAGATTTGCTTGATGTTATCCGTGACTTTGGCTCATGGGGAGAATCGGCACAAGAATTCGTCTCCATCCTCAGGAAAATGCCAGCCCGCCTTTATTCCATAGCAAATAGCTTAACCGCCTATCCGGATGAAGTGCATTTGACAATCGGAGCGGTTCGCTACGAAAGCCATGGCCGTGAGCGAAATGGCGTCTGCTCCATTTTATGTGCCGAGCGATTACAACCAGGTGACAGTCTGCCCGTTTACATACAGCATAACCAAAACTTCAAGCAGCCGGTTGACGCGAATACACCAATAATCATGATTGGTCCAGGGACGGGCGTTGCTCCATTCCGGTCGTTCATACAGGAGCGCGAAGAAACGGAAGCAAGCGGGAAAACATGGCTCTTTTTCGGTGATCAGCATTTCGTCACGGACTTCCTTTATCAGACGGAATGGCAAAAATGGTTGGAAACTGGAGCATTGACGAAGATGGATGTGGCCTTTTCGAGAGACACGAATGAAAAAGTGTATGTACAAAATCGGATGCTCGAGCATAGAGAAGAACTATTTCGTTGGCTGGAGGAGGGAGCTGTGATTTATATCTGCGGTGATGAGAAAAACATGGCCCATGACGTCCACCATACGTTGATCGAGATCATTAAAAAAGAGGGCCGGATGAGTCAGGCCGATGCACAAGCTTATCTGGATGTTATGCAGCAGAATAAACGCTATCAACGCGATGTGTACTGA
- the cysI gene encoding assimilatory sulfite reductase (NADPH) hemoprotein subunit, whose amino-acid sequence MVNRLLKAPEGPPSDVEQIKDRSNYLRGTLEEVMQDRISAGIPDDDNRLMKHHGSYLQDDRDLRNERQKQKLEPAYQFMLRVRMPGGVAKPSQWLVMDELAQKHGNGTLKLTTRQTFQMHGILKWNMKKTIQEIHASMLDTIAACGDVNRNVMCNSIPFQSEIHSEVYEWSKKLSDYLLPRTRAYHEIWLDEEKIAGTPEVEVVEPMYGPLYLPRKFKIGIAVPPSNDIDVYSQDLGFIAIVESGKLVGFNVAIGGGMGMTHGDKATYPQLAKVIGFCEPDRILDVAEKVITIQRDYGNRSVRKNARFKYTVDRLGLEPVKNELENRLGWHLDEAKAYHFDNNGDRYGWVRGLQGKWHFTLFVEGGRIADWKEYKLMTGIREIAKIHTGDFRLTSNQNLIIANVSSQKKKKIIDLLETYGLTDGAHHSALRRSSIACVSLPTCGLAMAEAERYLPVLLDKVETIVDENGLRDEEITIRMTGCPNGCARHALGEIGFIGKAPGKYNMYLGAAFDGSRLSKMYRENIGEAEILKELQVLLSRFAKEREEREHFGDFVIRAGIIKEVTDGTNFHD is encoded by the coding sequence ATGGTGAACCGACTATTAAAAGCACCTGAAGGACCGCCGAGTGATGTTGAGCAAATAAAAGATAGAAGCAACTATTTGCGCGGAACACTCGAAGAGGTGATGCAAGATCGCATTAGCGCGGGCATTCCGGATGATGATAATCGCCTGATGAAGCATCATGGCAGCTATTTGCAGGACGACCGCGATCTGCGCAATGAGCGCCAAAAACAAAAGCTTGAGCCAGCCTATCAATTCATGCTGCGTGTGCGCATGCCGGGTGGGGTGGCAAAGCCTTCACAATGGCTTGTCATGGATGAACTTGCCCAGAAACATGGAAACGGGACCTTGAAATTGACCACAAGACAGACCTTTCAGATGCATGGCATATTGAAATGGAATATGAAAAAAACGATTCAGGAGATTCATGCTTCCATGCTCGATACCATCGCCGCATGTGGCGATGTCAATCGGAACGTTATGTGCAATTCGATACCCTTTCAATCTGAAATCCATTCCGAAGTATATGAATGGTCGAAAAAATTGAGTGATTATCTATTACCTCGCACAAGGGCGTACCATGAAATATGGCTGGATGAAGAAAAAATTGCGGGGACTCCTGAAGTGGAAGTCGTGGAGCCGATGTATGGACCGTTATATTTGCCAAGGAAGTTTAAAATAGGCATTGCTGTACCTCCATCAAATGATATAGATGTGTATTCACAGGATCTGGGCTTCATAGCGATTGTTGAAAGCGGAAAACTGGTTGGATTCAATGTAGCGATCGGGGGCGGTATGGGAATGACCCATGGTGACAAAGCGACATATCCCCAATTGGCTAAAGTAATTGGCTTTTGTGAACCGGACCGAATCCTTGATGTCGCGGAAAAAGTCATTACGATTCAGCGTGATTATGGAAACCGTTCGGTCAGGAAAAATGCCCGGTTCAAATATACCGTTGATCGCCTTGGGCTGGAACCGGTAAAGAATGAATTGGAAAATCGCCTGGGGTGGCACTTGGACGAAGCGAAAGCTTACCATTTTGATAATAATGGTGACCGCTACGGCTGGGTGAGAGGCTTACAAGGTAAGTGGCATTTTACCCTATTTGTCGAGGGGGGGCGAATTGCCGATTGGAAAGAGTACAAACTGATGACAGGCATCCGGGAAATTGCAAAGATTCATACAGGTGATTTTCGGCTGACTTCGAATCAAAATCTGATCATTGCCAATGTATCAAGCCAGAAAAAGAAAAAAATCATTGATTTGCTTGAAACATACGGTTTGACGGATGGGGCCCACCATTCTGCCCTCCGCCGAAGCTCGATAGCTTGTGTGTCACTCCCAACATGCGGACTGGCAATGGCGGAAGCGGAACGTTATTTGCCGGTTCTGCTTGATAAAGTGGAAACCATCGTTGATGAAAACGGATTGAGGGATGAAGAAATCACGATACGAATGACCGGCTGCCCGAACGGCTGTGCCCGCCATGCACTTGGGGAAATCGGTTTTATCGGAAAAGCTCCTGGCAAGTACAATATGTATCTCGGTGCGGCATTCGATGGTAGCCGGCTGAGTAAAATGTACCGGGAAAATATCGGAGAAGCCGAAATATTGAAAGAGTTGCAAGTCCTGCTCTCCCGTTTTGCAAAAGAACGGGAGGAAAGAGAGCATTTCGGTGACTTTGTCATCCGTGCCGGAATCATAAAAGAAGTGACCGATGGAACGAATTTTCATGATTGA
- a CDS encoding Ger(x)C family spore germination protein: MRKSLPVLFTISILCSCAQPRVVDEVNMSQAIGYDMIKDDRIEGMFVIPIFQQDKMGKYQILTGTSSTTSDVQAAVSKKADKTVLLGQTRIVLFSEKIVHKIGMTELTDYLYREPQLGNRVLLVIVEGKVKDIIRTKPSNSNVNIGIYLSNLINQQNDTGNGPDTNLHLFLGNSLENGGDAYLPLIKKRGNDVAVSGVALFHENKIVSKVNTRDMFVFKTLVQSHRRGIYKFKLDDKNKSDIVVESIRSGTSYHISGSESHPSMTIKLKIKGQIKESMRSDNLTNRKMIKKIEQDMEADLTKQATRLIKDFQKRNIDPIGLKEKFHAKNKRMTYKQWKSIYPNMDIHVEAKADILQTGVSE, from the coding sequence ATGAGAAAATCACTTCCTGTTCTCTTCACTATTTCCATTCTTTGCAGCTGTGCCCAGCCACGAGTCGTCGACGAGGTTAATATGTCCCAGGCAATCGGCTACGATATGATAAAGGATGATAGGATTGAAGGAATGTTCGTCATCCCTATCTTCCAACAAGATAAAATGGGGAAATACCAAATCTTGACCGGTACCTCATCGACGACGAGTGATGTGCAGGCTGCCGTTTCAAAAAAAGCAGATAAAACGGTGTTGCTCGGACAGACTCGCATCGTTTTATTCAGTGAAAAAATCGTTCATAAAATCGGGATGACAGAACTGACCGACTATCTATATCGTGAGCCTCAGCTTGGTAACAGGGTTCTTCTCGTCATCGTCGAAGGAAAGGTCAAAGATATCATCCGTACAAAGCCATCCAATTCGAATGTGAATATCGGGATTTATTTATCGAACTTAATCAATCAACAAAATGATACAGGGAACGGACCGGACACCAACCTCCATCTTTTTTTAGGTAACTCCTTGGAAAATGGCGGTGATGCCTATCTCCCTTTAATAAAAAAGCGCGGTAATGATGTGGCTGTTTCCGGCGTCGCCCTGTTTCATGAAAACAAAATTGTCAGTAAAGTGAATACTAGAGATATGTTCGTTTTCAAAACCTTAGTTCAATCTCATCGAAGAGGTATATACAAATTTAAATTAGATGATAAGAATAAGAGCGATATTGTCGTGGAAAGTATCCGTAGTGGTACGAGTTACCATATATCAGGCTCAGAGAGCCATCCTTCGATGACGATAAAGCTCAAGATAAAAGGACAAATTAAAGAGTCCATGAGAAGTGACAATCTTACCAATCGAAAAATGATCAAGAAAATCGAGCAAGATATGGAAGCTGATTTAACGAAACAAGCAACCAGGCTCATTAAAGATTTTCAAAAACGTAACATTGATCCTATTGGCTTAAAAGAAAAATTCCACGCCAAAAATAAAAGAATGACGTATAAGCAATGGAAAAGCATTTATCCGAACATGGACATTCATGTAGAAGCCAAAGCTGACATCCTTCAAACTGGTGTTTCGGAATAA